Proteins from a genomic interval of Pseudophryne corroboree isolate aPseCor3 chromosome 4, aPseCor3.hap2, whole genome shotgun sequence:
- the PIGZ gene encoding GPI mannosyltransferase 4: protein MQEQMVWGALSLLRVVWCLVPQKGYLHPDEFFQSPEVMAGDILGLEINRPWEFLPVFPCRTVLIPLLTSGTAFWIVEILRRLGFETAVNCGYILLVLPRLFITVLSFVLDYTVYQVAPAWGSNPWKALVLLAMSHVMLVFYTRTISNAIEGMLFAVLLLLTSSGKCNITVTGMVLAAGFFNRPTFLCFAFMPVLYKVSQSDKSQFSYTAAMFNLIRMLPSVMFTSLIFMVADTMYYTGHYPVSINCTEGLFNQVIQNTILTPLNFLRYNLNPRNLAQHGVHPPITHLAVNGLMLFGALHVYALCSGINMIKHKIWLKSNVQKSENGQQSLQQNSLLLMFYFAPLLLMSLFKHQEPRFLIPLVLPLVLLVSNYNRTVKTKCVIVLFNVLGALFFGCLHQAGLIPSLFHIQQIVQSASSGNMSSHHTILFTHTYMPPYYLLGLQKGQTSVGIIDLAGMPEVHLCQKLQGLQADLSHRNSRELGTKRHHFIIVFPGTIRSLVETCGLVHNAETFFTPHLSMEDPPMISHLFTGNLISHIALHIIEVNVDT from the exons ATGCAGGAACAGATGGTGTGGGGAGCCCTGAGCCTCCTACGGGTAGTATGGTGCCTTGTTCCGCAGAAGGGATACCTGCACCCTGATGAATTCTTTCAGTCTCCTGAGGTCATGGCAG GTGACATTTTAGGTCTGGAAATCAATCgtccttgggaatttctccccgtcttcCCCTGCAGGACAGTGCTCATACCTCTGCTAACATCAGGCACTGCTTTCTGGATCGTTGAAATACTGCGTCGGTTGGGATTTGAGACAGCTGTGAATTGCGGTTACATTCTTCTAGTGCTCCCTCGACTCTTCATAACGGTTCTCTCCTTTGTACTGGACTACACTGTGTATCAGGTAGCACCAGCCTGGGGATCAAACCCATGGAAGGCATTGGTCCTCTTAGCTATGTCTCATGTGATGCTAGTTTTCTACACAAGAACCATCAGCAATGCTATAGAGGGCATGCTATTTGCTGTACTCCTTCTCCTTACTTCCTCTGGAAAgtgtaacattacagtaactggcATGGTCTTGGCAGCTGGATTTTTTAACAGACCCACTTTTCTCTGTTTTGCCTTCATGCCAGTACTCTACAAGGTTTCCCAAAGTGACAAGTCACAATTCTCCTACACAGCCGCTATGTTTAATTTAATTAGGATGTTACCCAGTGTAATGTTCACCTCACTCATCTTCATGGTAGCTGATACAATGTACTATACAGGCCATTATCCAGTTTCTATAAATTGCACGGAAGGCTTATTTAACCAAGTAATACAAAATACTATTTTAACACCACTTAACTTTCTGCGGTATAACCTCAACCCCcgtaaccttgcacaacatggggtTCACCCCCCAATAACTCACCTAGCAGTTAACGGTCTTATGCTCTTTGGAGCTCTCCATGTGTACGCATTGTGTTCTGGCATTAACATGATAAAACACAAGATATGGCTAAAATCTAATGTTCAGAAGAGCGAGAATGGGCAGCAATCTCTCCAACAAAACAGCTTACTGTTAATGTTTTATTTTGCACCACTATTACTCATGTCGTTATTTAAGCACCAAGAACCTCGCTTCCTCATTCCCCTGGTGTTACCTTTAGTTTTATTAGTTTCCAATTATAACAGAACGGTGAAAACAAAATGTGTTATTGTCTTGTTTAATGTCCTAGGAGCCCTTTTCTTTGGCTGCCTGCATCAAGCTGGATTAATTCCCAGTTTATTCCACATACAGCAAATTGTGCAGTCTGCATCCTCTGGCAACATGTCATCTCATCATACAATCctgttcacacacacatacatgcctccttATTACTTGCTGGGATTGCAGAAAGGACAAACATCAGTGGGTATTATAGATCTTGCTGGCATGCCTGAAGTCCACCTGTGCCAGAAACTACAAGGACTTCAGGCAGATCTGTCCCACCGAAACTCACGTGAGCTGGGGACAAAGAGGCATCATTTTATAATTGTGTTCCCTGGTACTATTAGATCGCTTGTGGAAACTTGTGGTTTGGTCCATAATGCCGAGACCTTCTTTACTCCACATTTGTCTATGGAAGATCCTCCCATGATTTCCCATTTGTTCACAGGTAACTTAATAAGTCACATAGCTCTGCACATAATTGAGGTGAATGTGGACACATGA